cattagagatggttgtgagccaccatgtggttgctgggaattgaactcaggacctctgggaaaacagtcagtgttcttcttttcttttttttttttttttttcggagctggggaccgaacccagggccttgcgcttcctaggcaagcgctctaccactgagctaaatccccaaccttttttttttttttttttttttttttttttcggagctggggaccgaacccagggccttgcgcttcctaggtaagcgctctaccactgagctaaatccccagccccaacagtcagtgttcttaaccactgagccatctctccagtccttttttttttttttaatttgcactcagtgttcttaactgctgagccatctctctagtcccttgtGTTCTTTCTACTGGAGTAGCTTTGCCTTTGATATAGGGAAACAGTAGCTGCTGAGCAATCCTATCACCCGTGTTAAATTGCATCTCTCTTTCTCCATAGGCCATAAATTTAATTTCTCCTTTGAAAATCTTCATCTATAATTCTTGGATGCACAATGAATCCTTGGGAAGTCTTCCCAAGATCATCTCTACTGTCCCTGAGGACAGAGAAACATAAACTCCAGTCATTATTTTATAGCATAAAATAGAATAAGCGAATAGAGTAAGATGCTTACCTATGGCCAAGTCTAGAGGTGCAGGGGGTTGGTTTGGTGCTGCCTGTATTCagatgctaaattctgtaccccaagattTGGTTGCTCCAAGATTAGCAAATCCTTGGGTATACCAGCCTTTGCTGTGTAAACCTTGCTCCACAATTTAAAACTATTGCTTAAATAAAACTGGTGACAGCCAGTTACTGGGGATGGGTGGTGGGGGCAGAGAGGATAGAGAGAGGTAGAGTTTTAGATACTGGGCTGGGGTGGCAGGTAgaccatgaggaggaggaggaagaggggaaaggagctcagagaagacagagaaagcaagaggCCTCTATGAGTTTGATGGACCAGCAATTAATGGAGGGTTACCCCTAATCTAAATCTCTAGCACTAGTCCAGCTACTACTTCAACTGTCCTtcccaaatacttgctgtttgaAATTCTCTGGGTTATTTCTGCTCCAACACTCTGGCCTCCTGGGGAGGCATTTCACTGTGGCACCTTCTGCTGGTATACCAGAACTCATGGGAGCCtccatcttctgagctcctctctcctcctcctcttcgtcCTCATGGCTGACCTTCCACCCCCAGCCCAGTAACTCAAATGCTACCTCTCTCTATTCCCCCTAATAATTGGCTGTCACCAGTTTTATTGAAGCAATTGTTTTAAATTGGGGAACAAGGTTTATACAGCAAAGCCTGTCTATGCATTAAGTATTTGCTCACCTGGGAGCAACCAGAccttggggtacagaatttagcgtTCGAATACAAGCAACACCAGACCAGTCCCTGCAGTAGCATTCATTAGATCCACTTACTTGAGCTTTTTTGGTTTGAATGTTATTTCCTGGCTGACAAGAGATAAATGGCTTAtacttttttttagaaaaaccACTGACCTTAGAGATGGCCTTGTTCACAATTTGGTTGCCAATTTTTGCAAATACTTCCCACAATTAAAACAGTAGACATTGTGAGATTGAAGACCTTTAGTGGCTTGGTCTCAGTCCATGCAAATGACTGTATTTCCCATAATTTAAGTGCCAGGAATTTTGATACCAGAGATCTCTAGCTATAGCTTGACCTATCATCTTAGCATGGTACATTTAGGACCCATATTGGTCATCCATAGGCATTGCCTACACCTTTAATGGTCTAAtaacttttttttacatttgataattgcatttttaaagatttattttatgtatatgagtgcagtGTTGCTACCTTCAGAtgcacagaagagggcatcagatcccattacagatggttgtgagccaccatgtggttgctgggaattgaactcaggacctctggaagagcagtcagtgctcttaaccaatgagccatctcttcagtccaagACTAGTTTTTGTAAAAAGTCAATGAAGATTTCTCCAGAGTCTCATATAATCTTTTAAATGAGGTGGACGTTTTCCTGGACTCCAACTTTGtcccaagtttttttttaaattttatttatttatttaatgtatatgagtacactgttgctgtcttcagacacaccagaagagggcattggatcccattacagatggttgtgagccaccatgtggttgctgggaattgaactcaggacctctggaagagcagtcagtgctcttaaccaatgagccatctctccagtccaagacTAGTTTTTGTAAAAAGTCAATGAAGATTTCTCCAGAGTCTTATATAATCTTTTAAATGAGGTGGACGTTTTCCTGGACTCCAACTTTgtcccaagtttttttttttttttttttttttagttttatttatttatttaatgtatatgagtacactgttgctgtcttcagacacaccagaagagggcattggatcccattacagatggttgtgagccaccacgtggttgctggacctctggacctctggaagagcagtcagtgctcttaaccaatgagccatctctccagcccctgtcccaAGTTCTTAAAGTTATTAAACAACATTGTTTTATAGTAGCATCATCTAATAGAATCTGTTCTTGTCTGTCAGAATACCACCCTTCACCTAGCAATTGATTTCTTATTAATTTCCCTCACTTTATTTCACTGTTCAATACCATGTTAACTACTGCAACCTCAGACCAGCCTCCAGCACAGCTGTCACCAATTTCTTCCAGTTTGGGTGAATAATTCTATTTTAGTAGCCCAGTTATTTAGAATTTGTTTCACATAAAGCGAGTGCATTCCATATGAAATCATGACCTCtttaaaatgtgttacatctaccaTCCACCATTGTTCTCACCTTGTTTCACACTATTAGCAGGCATATGCTGCATCACTACTGAGAAAGCTCATGGTGGTGATCTCATAACCCTAGGCCATTGCTCCTCCCACTCTGGTTATGTGGTTGGATTGGTTCAAGATCAACCCTTTTTCTCAAAGGCTGTTTCACCAGATTGTCCTCAcccttttctgcttttctctgACCCAACCACCCTCCAGTGCAGTTTCTTTCCCCATTTCCTCCCGCATGTAACTCCCAGTCCGGCTCAGTCACCAGAACTGagcctttttcttctctcttctctggtgCTCTTTGCTTCCTCCTCCACCCACAATGTTTTCAGTTGCACAGCCAACGCTGCAACCCTTACAGAAATGAGAAAGCAGAGTGACCCCTTTTCCTATTTCAGCCTTTTGTGTTTCTCAGGCCCCTCTATTTTCACCTGCAATATTCCCAATTGCTCAGCCAGTCTTTCATCCATTTTTAAAGCAgaatataagaagaaaaagaaaaaaatcccctcTGGAAACAAAGCAGAAGATATCCGAGTGGTAGcagtcaaaataaaaattttgcttgagtcaaaaaaaaaaaaaatccatctccTGATATTTTCTCTACAGCGTTTGAAATAAAATTTCCCATTCTGCCTAGCCCCATGTTGGGTACCACTTGTCATTtgtcttttgctactttgtgggttcttttttcttccacccttctctacCCATTTTCTTCTACCCTTTCAATACCTTAATACTAGATAGAAaaaaaggatagagaggaaagaaaagagatccTTAAATAAAGTCAGGGATAGGAAAGGGGTGACATTGTTGTTAGACTACTTCTTACTAAATAGGAGCATAGAGTTCCTCGGGGCAAGTTTGATCATTGGTcaggtctcctcctcctcctcctcctcctcctccttctactcctcctcctcctcctccgctcctccttcttcttcacgTATGACTACTTAACTGACCAACAACAATCACCAAAAACCCTCCACCCCTccggccctagcatttatataaccTCTAGAAAAATCCCccaaattccaaatgtcacacaattgcagaaactctGCTAGGGCAGGAGGCAAATCAGAGTTAGTTGCTGTGCACAATCTGCcacaatctgaagcagcctcaTACCCCACACCTGGGACTAGAACAAAAACGtattcttatatttctgtgtttttaaaagaagccaAAATTCTAGAATTATTACTATAGGTCTCAATTCCCCTTGCTACTTAGACTTGATCAACCAACCATCATGGCAAACACCTCCAGAGAATCTACAAGAGGAATGAATGCAGAGAGGAGTCATTGCAAGTCCTGGGAGGATGCAGATAGCTGGGCCCACAGAATGTATGCAGCCTTCGGGTGGGTAACAGTTTTCGTGCTACTATAGCTCTGTAGGCCCAGGCTTAGGTAGCTTCAGAGCTTAATAGCAGTGACCTGTACTGGTAAGCATAAATCCCAGGCCCCAAGCTTCCTGGGAGTGCCCCAGATCAGCAGGTTGAGGAACAAATATTTCTCTGGTTCTAGCCATATTTGAACTCCACAGCATGCAAGTCAATGTAAGCAGAATGGGTCCAGACTCTAGGGAGGTCTTTGCCTATAACTGGAAGTTGTCTGGTGTGATGACCCAAAGAATCCTGCCACAGGGTTATGCTACCCAAATGCCCCCAGATCACTGCTAAAGTAGCCATTGCTTCCAGCCCTGTGTTTTCCTGGGCCCAGTCAAAGATGATTCCCCATATGCTAAATGCCTCTTCCTTTCTGAATCAAAGCATACTCAAACCAAAACCCACAGTTTACTGCCCATCAGCTGGAGCCTGCTCCCTTAAACCTCAACTCCAGCTGGgccaattccaggacagccaagtctacacagagaaaccctgtctcaaaaaaccaaaccaaccaaccaaaaccaaccaaccaaccaaaacaaccaaaacaacaacaaacccctgACCTCCAGCCCTGAACTCAACTGTGGAGAACCTCAACATTTCACAGCTCCAGGGCATAATGGTGCATacttctaatcctagaacttgggaggcagaggaaatcagatctctgtaagtttgaggcagCCTCGTCTATATGGTGGGTTCCAGGCCATCCCatgctacaaagtgagactcctcccatccccaccctctccccaaaaaTACCCTAAACCAAACCCTCAGTGTCCAGAATTATCTCTGACTGCCTCTACTCATCTGGTGTGCAAAACTATGCTGTTCTGCAGATGTCCTACCTACAATGCTCTTGTTGCAGGACTCCTGGAGCACCCAACATATGAAACATCTCATAGCCTAGTCCCAGGTTCAGCCACTTTTGTCTACTGCTTTGTGACTCCAGGTGACAGAGCATAGACACTTTGCATCTGTGTCAGGGTCCTCTAACTCAGCAGACCTGGACTGTTCCAAGCTCTAGGCTTCCTGTCTATCTAGGCAAGGACATGCCACCCTGAAACTTAGATCAGGAAAGGGTGGCACCTCACAGGCTGACAAACCTGAGACTGACTTTGATTGGACGTCATAGAAACATTTAAGGAAGCTGGGCTTTTTAGCCCATCTGAGTATCACAGTGACTTCTGGGTGAGTGTGAAGGGGGGCACTTCAGGTCCCTAAGCAGCATCCACACTCACTGCCAGCCGGGCTCTGAGTCCTTCTGCTTACCTCTATGTTCACTGTCCGTAGCTTACCTGGTCCAAGGCAATCATCACCCTAGCCTGCAACTGGTCCAAGATGGACCCAGACATTTAGAGGTACAAAGGCTTACTATCTCTGAGTATCAAGTCATAACCCTGGGTGTACTCCCTGGGCATTTACACCCAGGCTCAGCTTTGGTCTTGCCTTGCTTAGGACTGACCCAGGCATATGCAGTTGTGCCGAGGTTTGTTCCCACGAGGACTTAGTGCTTGTGTACTTTGGTCTCAGGGGCAGTTTTCTCCTAGCTGTTTAGAAAAGAACCCACTTCTTAAACCCATGGTATCCTAGTTAGAAAATAAGCCTAAGAACTCTTCTTAACCTGTAACCTTGTCTTAACAGGTCCTTCTATCTTCAAAATGGACACCCAAGTCTGAGATTTCCCAATAGCACATCTCAGGTAGATGAAGATATCTAGTCGGGGCCTTGAAATTTATTTCTCCTGCTCTAGGCTATTCTCTGGGCCCCACTGACCTtcaggaagacagaagaaactACCTTTCCCTAGGAGCTTGTTACCCATTGTGGTGGAGCAACGTGGCCCATCCCATCCTAGAGCTTTATCACCACACTCAATATATATGTCTCTAGTATGTACTGTCTGTTGTGAGGATGCACGTACTACATGTGTAGGGAGTGttggtatgtacatgtgtgtgtaggggaggggTTTGATTTGTTTTCAGGGAACCAATCATCCTGGTTAGATTTGGGTGGAACCTTCCTGGGAAGGACCTGGTTCCTACCCAGCTTTTCCTAAATTCCTCATCAAACCTGGCTGGGAGGAAAAGTCTTTCTTCAGTTTCCAGCATAAAGTGCAAGGATGAGTGAGCCATTGGACAGAGACTGGAGACGTGGGAGAGGGTCCGATTACTAGGTTAGAGAGAAGGCCCTCCTGACCTCTGCTTTGGTCTCCCTCTAGTGCACGGCTGCTCCTTGGACAAACAACTCAACTTCCACCATTGTGGGCTGACTTCCACCCAACAACTCGTTGGCCCCATCTCCTGACAAGTTGTTCTATGCCAAGCAGGAAAAAGGCCCACGGTAGGCTTGAATGGGGCTTAGGGCAACCTGTTTTAGGTTCCGGGGCTGCCTGATGTACAGCCCAGAGACCCATAGCTCATATCCAGTAGCTGTCCGTGCGCACGTCTGTCATCTCCTTGGGACAGAATCATCATGGCTGTGAGCAGCTGCCTGGCAGAGGAGCCTCTAGAATGCAGTAGCAGCAAGGCAGGGATGGACATGAAACTTTGGTTCTGAAAACCTGGGGCTCTGGCCATCTTGGAGCTAGTCTTCCCCCACTACTCAGTCCTTGCCATAGCTGCCTGTACACCAGCTTCTGTCCCTTGGTAGTACAAATGTGGTTGGGAGGAAGTGGTCCCAGAGGCTGCCTCCTGGCACACTCAGAGCCCTACGTGTCCTTGCCTCTGGGTCCAGGCCGGGTGAGCTGTGTGGTTCTCGGGCTGCGTGTTTCATCTGGAGGCCCCACTTCTTCCCTTAGCTCCATCAAGCAATAAGTGAATCAGCTTTGACTGTAAGGAAAGTAGAGGGCAAGGCTGAGAATGCCTGGTCCTGCTGGACCTTTTACTTCTTTCTCACATACCTTGGGGAGCCTGCCTCAGCAGAGCCCACTCAGGGTTTATTCTGCCACACCCATCATTTTctgaagctttatttattttataaaatgtgtaAACTGAATATTATtggtaacattttaaaattcaaataagtTAATGTGTCGTGTCTGTGACTCCGGACAGAAGGCTGGGTAGAAGTAAGAGTAGCTCGGACAGGGAATTAACCCACAGAGGTAACCTCATCATCATCACTGCCGTCAGGGACTGCATCTGTCCCAAAGTACCGGTCACCAAAGTTCCCTGCAAAAAGAAATGTCATTGTGTGACTGGGCTCCCCTGGGCCATCAGCCACGCTCCCTGAGCTACAACAGACTCACCAATGCCTGGGATGATACGGAAAAGGTCATTGACACGCTTGTCCACGGCTGTGGTGATGATTCTCACACGTGGGAATGCATAGGCCACAGAATGTACGCCCATCTCTGCCATAAGCAGGGATAGCAAAAAGATCTTGTCCTCAGGCACATCATGGTCCTGTGCAACATGGGGCAAGGGTAAGTCCAACACCAAGGGAAGTTGCCGGCATCCCATCCAGGTCTACTTACCAGGAGTACACGTACAGCCATCATGGCTGCAGCACCCGTAGATACTGTGCAGTCCATCAGGATCACATGGTCATCACTAATATCCTTGGGAAGTCTCAGGTAATGGAGCTATAGTTGATAGTAAGGTCAGAGTAGGGCCCCCCATCAGTTTTCTGGTCTCCCCCACCTCCTATGTGGGTCATTACTATGAACCCCCAAGCCCTCCCTGGCTGGATACCTCAGGCTCCCCTGTGAGCTGGTTGGTCTGGATGAGGATGGTGCCGATACGCACGTCCTTGCACACAGCACGCAGCGCAGGCTCCATGGTTTCTCCCGCACGCAGAATGGACACGCCGGTGATCTAGTGAGGAAGGCAGGCTGAGTAGGCTGCAAGCTGGATGCCTCTAACCCCATAGCCTCTTATCCCAGCAGCTACTGCTATCTCACCCCTAGCCATGTGCACCTGTTTTCCAGCGTAGCACTTTCCCACGTAGTCCTGCCCCTGTGGAGTCTGTACAGTGCAGTCCTGTATAGTGAGTTGGGGCATCTGTGAACAGCCTGAGCCTAGCCTCCCTCTGCCATCATTAGCCCACACCTGGAAGAGTGGGACATCCTCTACCCCTTTCCCCACAAACCCACACCTGAAAGGGCAGGAAAGACAGCGCGTGTTCAATAAGCAGCCGCATCAGTCTTTTGGAGTAGAAAATGAATTCGTCCCGGCTAGTCTCCTTGTCCCTGACAGTAAAGCAAGCAGGCTTAGAAAAGGATGGGACAGAACCTGGGGATGGAGTGGAGCAGGGCTGGGAGTAGCACTCCACAGGTGGGCCCTTACCTGATGATGGTGTGCATGCCTCGTACCTGTGGTGTGCTCTTGAGGACACTCAGTGTCTGGGGAAGGGGATGGCACTGGTGAGCAGAGGCCAACGCGGCCCTAGGGACACAAAGGTATTGGCATATCTTACCCAAAAGTCCCTTTATGCCCCAGAGAACATCTGATTATCACTGTGGGGGCTGGGGCATGTGCAGGGTGGGAGCTGTCTGCTGGCTACGGCTGACCCATGGAAGATGCCTTGCCACTTGAAATATGACTAAAAAGTGAGAATGTCCCATTCTTAGCACTGAACACAGATGTTAGGGGTGGGGAGTGAGGCAGGAAGTGTCTCCTCTTAGGCTCAGATAAAAAGAGGCCAGACACAGGGAAGGGAGCTTACTGTGGGAACAAGTCTCAGCCTCAAACGGACATCTTGTCCCCAACTCCTGGGAGCAACAAGTAAGCTGTAGGGTCAAGCTCCACTCAGGCCCATCCCCCAGCTGGTGTGCAGTCCCTctcaggagggaggggaaagcagGGAGGGCTCAGTGCCAAAGGCTGCCCCACCAAAGACCTAAGCCAGGAGGGGGAAGGGGCAAGGCGGGAGGAGGGAGGGCTGATTAGGGGGTTAAGGTAGGAACAGTGATGGTGGCAGGGAGGGGTCATGGAAGCACCAGGTGCAGGAGCAGTGCAGGGTGCGGGGCAGCACACAGTGCAGCACAACCAGAGCTTGCTCTGCTCACATATCCCAACGCAGCTTCCTCTGCTCGCCAGGTGAAGAGCGTGTTCAGGGAGGGAACAAGGCAGGAAACAGGTTTACAAAGtggaaaagaacagagagaaaaacactTAGTGGGAAGAGCAGCCAAGTCCCTACAGAAGGTGCCCTGTGGCTACCAACTGGCTGAAGACTCCAGGCAGGAGGCTGGCAGCAGTCTTGGCACTGACGGCCTTGGCACCTGAGGGTGGGACACCACCCACACCCAGCCGCTTTTCCCTCCTGCTCACCAGTAGCTTCCTAGAGTTGAAGGAGACCAAGTGGGCCACTAGCCACACTTCCTTGGCTGGCCAGAAGATGCAAAGTGGAGCTGGCACTTTTCTCAGAATGGAGGCTTTAAAAGAGCCCTGGCACAGGTCTGTGGTACCCTGATCTTGGTGAGGCCGAGTGGAGACTCATGCAGGGGCAGGAAGCAGGGCTATGAAGATGGCCCTGGAGGCATTTTCAACACTGGCTCAGAACTCCTGGGGTACCCAGTAGGATCATGAGGGCTCCCACAGTGGCTCAACTAGATCTTCCCAACTCCAAGGAAAGGTCCCTGGTGCTGCCTATGGCTCCCGCCTAGGCTTTGATCGGGAGGATGATAATGGTGCAGCTCAGTCTATCCCTTCTTCCTGCTGCAGTGCCAACATTACCGCTGCCTGAGGTACGCTGCAGGTTGAACACTAAGCTAGGAGAGGGCAGGGCCTGTGTAGGCAGGGTGGAGAAGGCAGAGCCAAACCCTCACTCCCCACCTCTCAGAGAGTCAGCTGAGCCTATGGCCCATGGGATGGTCCAGCTTACAAGATCCAGCAGCCTAGATGCAGACTTGGGCCTTATGATTGCAGGAACATATTAATGTGGTCCCTGCCTCGGGTCATGCCTGGCAGTGCCGGCCCAGGACAACTGCTGTGTTTTTTGTGGCTGGAGCCCAAGATAGGCTGTATGGGGAAGGAGCCTCCATGAACATCTGGCCAGCACAGGTAATACATAACCCTGggaaaactctttaatttctttgtacCTTAGTGTTCTTATCTGCCACCAAGGGGAGCAGCAGCAGGCCTGTGCCGCTCTACCCCTGGTGTTGGTAAGGACTGCCTGCCTGCTTGGCTAGGTGACAGCTGACCCGGAGCTCTATGTAGATGTTGGAAATGCCTCCATCTGTGCAGGCTGTTATGGAGTCTTACCTGACGCTGAGTTCACGCTGTGGCAGCAACACAGGGAGACACAAGGGAATGGGTGATGCATCAGTGACCAGGCCAAGCAGCCAgactacccccacccccagtgatggATACTCCACAGCCCcgtgtggagatggctcagggtctGCAGACTGCAAGAGGAGGCAAGCTTCTAGGGATCTCTAACGTGGGGATCAGCTGGCCTGGGACCTGTGCGTCTGGGCCTGTGGTAGTGATGACCCCAGAACCCAGCCATAAACCACGTAATGTGGGGCCTAGAGTGTGAAGACATCACTTGTACAGTGACCCAGTCCGAGAGAGAAGACGTAGGACTCAGTGCTGAAATCCACAATCCCAGACTAGTGGATAGTGGGTCACCCTTGTTACTCCCACAGGGTTGGGAGGGATAGGAGTGCAGCCTTCCAAGCATGGCCAAGTCCCCTGGCCTATCATGAGGGCTGGGCCAGATAATAAGCTTAAGGAGCAGGCTCAGGACACTTGAATGCCATACCTGCAGCGGACAGAgaatgtgtgggggtggggtaagcAAGCTTCTGTTGGGAGCACAGAGTGCTCTCTGGCTAACTAACCTCTTCCAGCTGGCTGTGAACATGCTGCACAATCAGGTCAATGGCTACTGTGTTCCCGCTccctggaggggaaaaaaagaactcagAAGAAGCTTGAAGGCCCTTCTGCCCCACTGGCAGGAAAACAAGAGCTGGCCGACTCACCTCTGGGCACCACGATATCTGCCAGGCGCATGGTGGGCTGGATGTACTGATCGAAAGCAGGTTTGACAAACTTGTTGTACTGCTTGATGACACCCTCAATGTCCCGGCCTCGCTCACTGATGTCCCTGCGCAGCCGCCGTACCAGTCGGATGTCAGAGTCTGTGTCCACAAAGATCTTCATGTCCAGAAGCTGGGTGGGGGACAAGAAGTCAGTGCACAGGGCTGAGGCAGGCACCAGTGGCACTGTCAGAGACCAGGATCTATAGAGCCGGAGCCTGATGGGATCAGCTGGTGGTCTATGGGCTGTAATCATTGGGGCCAGATCCCCCCAGGACACCCACTGGCTTAACTGTCAGTGTGTGTAGGATGCATTCATTGGAAGTGTGCATTAGGATGCATGTGTAAACATAGAATAATACTAGTTAGGGGCACAGAACGGAGACAACTAACAAGTCAGGCAGGAATAGCACTTGGCAGTGTGATGAACACTGGGGCCATGGGGCTTTGtgagctctgagtttgtgagCTCCTCCAGTCAGCATGTGATAGGTGGTCCCTGAGGATCCATCTGGTGTCTGGAGATGCCACATGGAGATGGTAAGAGTCCCCTCCGCCTGGATCAGAGTCACATTCAGGTATATCCTGGAGGACTTGCAGAAAAGTCCCTTGAACTCACTGGCTTTAAGTCCTTGTTTGTTCTTTAGCAAGGAAAAAAATATCGAGAGCAGGGGAAATAGAAGTACAGCTCTCGGCAGGTAGGAGAGGAAACCACTTTCCCTGGAAGCCACATCCCACAGTAGTAGTCAGCTCGATACTGGAACAGCTGTAAATGCCCAGGATGCACCAGATGGGGCTCATCTAGAAGTGCCCGATAGGGAGAAATCTGCTCAAATCATAGAGGCTGTGGGGATGGGGCAGCTCCTTACTAAAGGAATTATGTTTAAGGGAATGTCTGTCGAGTGGGTGCTCCCAGTGAGCTCTCACCTCTAGCAGTGTCTTGTCAGCAAAGGCCATGATACCCTCAAAGATGATGACATTTGCACCGTACAGTGTTTTCTGGAAAGGAACCCAGGGAATTTTAATGTCCAGCTCAGGCCCCTGCAGCCTCTTCCATAGATAGGCCCCAACGCCATGGGCCTACCCAGTCCTTTTTCCGGCTATGGGTGGTGAAATCATAGATGGGTATTTGGACACTCCTGCCCTGCTTTAGTTTCTTGAGGGTGGAAATGATGAGATCGAAGTCGAAGGCATCAGGGTGGTCAAAGTTGAAATTGTTGCAGGCGgcctgttcctgctgctgctgtgtcagAACCTGGGGGTGCAGGGACATGATGAAGCCCGCTCACCACGGGCCTACAATCGTAGAGGCAAAGCAGTCACAGGGAGGAGGTGCTCTGGGGTAGATGAGCAGGGCCTCACCTTATAGAAGGAGTCCATGGACAGCAGGACCACCCAGGGTACATCTAGGGCCTCAATGATCATCCTGGCCACAGTGGTCTTCCCAGACGCACTGCCGCCTCCTAAGCCTGTGGAGTGGAAGGGTTACCTTGTAATTTGAGGCAGCTGGGCTGGCCAGGCAGACCGATCCCCAAGATGCCTTCTCACACAGCTCTCACCAATGGCAAAGGCTTCCTTGGACTGGGTACCATGTTCGTTGTACCATGGTGGCCGCCCAGCTGTGTAAATGGTTCGTTTGCTTGTACGAAGCAGGGGTGGCTCGGACTTGCACTGGCTGGTGGTGCGCTTCCGGGGTGAGCGCCCAGTACCCACTGGTGGGAGAAGTCTGTCCAAGGACCCTGCATTGCTGCTGTGGAGAGGAATGTGCTCAGCTTCAGTCAGCAGTTTTCAACCTCTCTGGTCATGCCAAAGTGGGACAGGCACAGTATGGGCTCAACTGGGGAGGGTCTGCCCAAGAAACCTGCCTTTTGCTGCTCCATAGGGTTAATTGGGGCACAAGATCTCAGACTGTTCACACAGCAAGAACAAGGGAGAGCAATTAATGGTAAGACGGCAGGAGGATGCAGGCGGATATGCGCAATCTCAGAGCTACAATCCTACCCACCCGTGTGGACTGTAGTAGGTAGGGCCTCGTTACTCAAAAAGGAGGATCAATTAAGGAGTGTGCTCTTCTCC
This Rattus norvegicus strain BN/NHsdMcwi chromosome 3, GRCr8, whole genome shotgun sequence DNA region includes the following protein-coding sequences:
- the Uckl1 gene encoding uridine-cytidine kinase-like 1 isoform X7; translated protein: MSSPPAYPGIRISGCWALGAESSNAGSLDRLLPPVGTGRSPRKRTTSQCKSEPPLLRTSKRTIYTAGRPPWYNEHGTQSKEAFAIGLGGGSASGKTTVARMIIEALDVPWVVLLSMDSFYKVLTQQQQEQAACNNFNFDHPDAFDFDLIISTLKKLKQGRSVQIPIYDFTTHSRKKDWKTLYGANVIIFEGIMAFADKTLLELLDMKIFVDTDSDIRLVRRLRRDISERGRDIEGVIKQYNKFVKPAFDQYIQPTMRLADIVVPRGSGNTVAIDLIVQHVHSQLEERELSVRAALASAHQCHPLPQTLSVLKSTPQVRGMHTIIRDKETSRDEFIFYSKRLMRLLIEHALSFLPFQDCTVQTPQGQDYVGKCYAGKQITGVSILRAGETMEPALRAVCKDVRIGTILIQTNQLTGEPELHYLRLPKDISDDHVILMDCTVSTGAAAMMAVRVLLDHDVPEDKIFLLSLLMAEMGVHSVAYAFPRVRIITTAVDKRVNDLFRIIPGIGNFGDRYFGTDAVPDGSDDDEVTSVG
- the Uckl1 gene encoding uridine-cytidine kinase-like 1 isoform X8 is translated as MSSNAGSLDRLLPPVGTGRSPRKRTTSQCKSEPPLLRTSKRTIYTAGRPPWYNEHGTQSKEAFAIGLGGGSASGKTTVARMIIEALDVPWVVLLSMDSFYKVLTQQQQEQAACNNFNFDHPDAFDFDLIISTLKKLKQGRSVQIPIYDFTTHSRKKDWKTLYGANVIIFEGIMAFADKTLLELLDMKIFVDTDSDIRLVRRLRRDISERGRDIEGVIKQYNKFVKPAFDQYIQPTMRLADIVVPRGSGNTVAIDLIVQHVHSQLEERKLRWDMAALASAHQCHPLPQTLSVLKSTPQVRGMHTIIRDKETSRDEFIFYSKRLMRLLIEHALSFLPFQDCTVQTPQGQDYVGKCYAGKQITGVSILRAGETMEPALRAVCKDVRIGTILIQTNQLTGEPELHYLRLPKDISDDHVILMDCTVSTGAAAMMAVRVLLDHDVPEDKIFLLSLLMAEMGVHSVAYAFPRVRIITTAVDKRVNDLFRIIPGIGNFGDRYFGTDAVPDGSDDDEVTSVG
- the Uckl1 gene encoding uridine-cytidine kinase-like 1, which encodes MAAPPGSAGAAPSPLQSTVTPDVPGRPAEQNETSCEDRSNAGSLDRLLPPVGTGRSPRKRTTSQCKSEPPLLRTSKRTIYTAGRPPWYNEHGTQSKEAFAIGLGGGSASGKTTVARMIIEALDVPWVVLLSMDSFYKVLTQQQQEQAACNNFNFDHPDAFDFDLIISTLKKLKQGRSVQIPIYDFTTHSRKKDWKTLYGANVIIFEGIMAFADKTLLELLDMKIFVDTDSDIRLVRRLRRDISERGRDIEGVIKQYNKFVKPAFDQYIQPTMRLADIVVPRGSGNTVAIDLIVQHVHSQLEERELSVRAALASAHQCHPLPQTLSVLKSTPQVRGMHTIIRDKETSRDEFIFYSKRLMRLLIEHALSFLPFQDCTVQTPQGQDYVGKCYAGKQITGVSILRAGETMEPALRAVCKDVRIGTILIQTNQLTGEPELHYLRLPKDISDDHVILMDCTVSTGAAAMMAVRVLLDHDVPEDKIFLLSLLMAEMGVHSVAYAFPRVRIITTAVDKRVNDLFRIIPGIGNFGDRYFGTDAVPDGSDDDEVTSVG
- the Uckl1 gene encoding uridine-cytidine kinase-like 1 isoform X3, producing the protein MAAPPGSAGAAPSPLQSTVTPDVPGRPAEQNETSCEDRNAGSLDRLLPPVGTGRSPRKRTTSQCKSEPPLLRTSKRTIYTAGRPPWYNEHGTQSKEAFAIGLGGGSASGKTTVARMIIEALDVPWVVLLSMDSFYKVLTQQQQEQAACNNFNFDHPDAFDFDLIISTLKKLKQGRSVQIPIYDFTTHSRKKDWKTLYGANVIIFEGIMAFADKTLLELLDMKIFVDTDSDIRLVRRLRRDISERGRDIEGVIKQYNKFVKPAFDQYIQPTMRLADIVVPRGSGNTVAIDLIVQHVHSQLEERELSVRAALASAHQCHPLPQTLSVLKSTPQVRGMHTIIRDKETSRDEFIFYSKRLMRLLIEHALSFLPFQDCTVQTPQGQDYVGKCYAGKQITGVSILRAGETMEPALRAVCKDVRIGTILIQTNQLTGEPELHYLRLPKDISDDHVILMDCTVSTGAAAMMAVRVLLDHDVPEDKIFLLSLLMAEMGVHSVAYAFPRVRIITTAVDKRVNDLFRIIPGIGNFGDRYFGTDAVPDGSDDDEVTSVG